One region of Chryseobacterium muglaense genomic DNA includes:
- a CDS encoding helix-turn-helix domain-containing protein has translation MKIAKAMNQEILLKQIRKKIGDKSLNDEIANILNISYDAAHRRTSMKAKFSFEEALELAKYYQISLDQFLGTENQLVVKRTRPVKTQEDLLHFFESSLKILDVFQSINQSKVYYSAKDIPFFYTISDTILSRFKFYVWMNLLNEDKFLCSFEDFDLPYHSPKNEMLKDLYENQNVTEVWNDTTIMSILMQISFYSEMGLLKYKDIVLILDEVRTVIQNIEHKIQHNPDFNFYVNDLVILSNNILFKNEYQSSFFIPFNMFGYMMTNDDNTCSDTLVYFEHEIKNSKSLNTSGNRERKMFFNKMYDQIDDLKEKLK, from the coding sequence GTGAAAATCGCAAAAGCAATGAATCAGGAAATATTACTGAAGCAGATTAGAAAAAAAATTGGAGATAAATCTTTGAATGACGAGATTGCCAATATTCTCAACATCAGTTACGATGCCGCTCACAGACGCACTTCTATGAAAGCAAAATTCAGTTTTGAAGAAGCTTTGGAATTAGCAAAATATTATCAAATCTCTCTTGACCAGTTTTTGGGAACAGAAAATCAATTGGTCGTTAAAAGAACACGTCCGGTAAAAACTCAGGAAGATTTACTGCACTTTTTTGAAAGTTCGCTGAAGATTTTGGATGTTTTCCAAAGCATCAATCAGTCGAAAGTTTATTATTCTGCGAAAGATATTCCGTTTTTTTATACGATTTCAGATACTATTCTTTCCCGTTTTAAATTTTATGTTTGGATGAATCTGCTGAACGAAGACAAATTTCTCTGTTCTTTTGAAGACTTTGACCTTCCGTATCATTCTCCAAAAAATGAAATGCTGAAAGATTTATATGAAAATCAAAATGTAACTGAAGTATGGAATGACACCACCATTATGAGTATTTTGATGCAGATTTCGTTCTACTCAGAAATGGGACTTTTAAAATATAAAGATATTGTACTTATTCTGGATGAAGTAAGAACTGTAATTCAAAATATTGAGCATAAAATACAGCACAATCCTGATTTTAATTTCTACGTCAACGATTTGGTGATTTTAAGCAATAATATTTTGTTTAAAAATGAATATCAATCGTCTTTTTTTATTCCTTTCAATATGTTTGGCTACATGATGACCAATGATGACAACACTTGTAGCGATACTTTGGTTTATTTTGAACACGAAATTAAAAACTCAAAGTCGCTGAATACTTCCGGAAACCGGGAACGAAAAATGTTTTTTAATAAAATGTATGATCAGATTGATGATTTAAAAGAAAAATTAAAATGA
- a CDS encoding LA_2272 family surface repeat-containing protein: MKTKLFLIIAIIFNSWMFCQDSLKVNEQEVRVIAVTPLNYGITKVNGLAVGLGFDPKYLFKDDGLTKIQKVNGLNLEVNPLGLMYLLFYNPPRAQDEELIKVNGLNISSAGYLRGVSHNGVSVSLYNYGHTMNGVMGSLLSFDIEKGRGVFFSTMSVSSKEMKGLSIAPFNGAEVLRGVQIGFYNNNSDGKGLQIGLVNRSKKMKGLQIGFWNKNGKRTLPLINF; this comes from the coding sequence ATGAAAACGAAATTATTTTTAATCATTGCTATTATATTCAATAGTTGGATGTTTTGCCAGGACAGTTTAAAGGTAAACGAACAAGAAGTAAGAGTAATCGCTGTGACCCCTTTAAACTATGGCATCACAAAAGTAAATGGATTGGCAGTTGGATTAGGTTTCGATCCTAAATATCTTTTCAAAGATGATGGTCTAACAAAAATTCAGAAAGTAAACGGATTAAATTTAGAAGTCAATCCTTTAGGTTTGATGTATTTGCTTTTTTATAATCCTCCAAGAGCTCAAGATGAAGAACTTATTAAAGTTAATGGACTTAATATTTCTTCGGCAGGCTATTTAAGAGGGGTGAGTCACAACGGAGTAAGTGTTTCTCTTTATAATTATGGTCATACAATGAATGGGGTTATGGGTTCATTGCTTTCTTTTGATATTGAAAAAGGAAGAGGTGTTTTTTTTTCAACAATGAGTGTCTCGTCCAAAGAAATGAAGGGATTGAGTATTGCTCCTTTTAATGGTGCTGAAGTTTTAAGAGGCGTTCAGATTGGTTTTTACAATAACAATTCGGATGGAAAAGGTTTGCAGATTGGTTTGGTTAATAGATCCAAGAAAATGAAAGGTCTTCAGATTGGTTTCTGGAACAAAAACGGAAAACGTACACTACCATTAATAAATTTTTAA